Genomic segment of Sulfurimonas sp.:
TAGAAGTTGCAACTGAATCTTCACCCCATACAAGAATATTTGTATCTTGTAATTCAATACCTTCTAACTCAGCGTTTTTAAGAGCAATTGATGCAAGTGTATTTTTAACAACTTGAACTTTTGCTTCTTTTTCGCGAGCAAGTTTTCTTAAACCTTCAAGTTCACCAACGCTTAGACCTTTGTAATCACAGAAGATTACAGACTGAGCATCTTTGAATTCATTTGAAAGTACTTCAATAATTTCAGCTTTTTGTGTTTTTGTCATAGAATTTTCTCCTTTCCAGACATCTAAGTGAATAAATTCACTTCACTTCAATAGGGAAATTAAGCTAACGCACCTATATCTTTAGTCCATAAAATGCAGTTACCAAAGCAGTAACTTTATAATACCCCACAAATGTGGAGTACTAAAAATTACTATTTTATATCTAATAGTTCTGCAGTATCTAATTTAATAGCAGGACTCATAGTTAAACTAAGAGCACCTGATTTTATATATTTACCTTTTGCAGAAGCTGGTTTTTGTTTATTAATAGCAGCTAAGAAAGTTTTGAAGTTTTCTTCAATTTGAGAAGCTTCGAAACTAACTTTACCGATACCAGCGTGGATGTTACCTTTTTTATCAACACGGAAGTTTACTTGACCGCCTTTTAAGTTGTTAACTGCAGTAGCTACATCTGGAGTAACTGTACCAGTTTTAGGGTTTGGCATAAGACCTTTTGGTCCAAGGATACGACCAATTTGTCCAACTAGTCCCATACAATCCGGCGCTGCAACAACAACGTCAAAGTTAAATACACCCTCTTTTACTTGTGCAACTAAATCATCAGTACCAACAATATCAGCACCAGCAGCTTTAGCTTCATCAGCTTTAGCACCTTTAGCAAATACTGCAACACGTACAGTTTTA
This window contains:
- the rplJ gene encoding 50S ribosomal protein L10 — encoded protein: MTKTQKAEIIEVLSNEFKDAQSVIFCDYKGLSVGELEGLRKLAREKEAKVQVVKNTLASIALKNAELEGIELQDTNILVWGEDSVATSKVVSNFAKDNEKFVIKSAYIDREAADAAKVEAFAKLPGREELLGMLAATWMAPLTCIGFGLNALKEKKEQEAA
- the rplA gene encoding 50S ribosomal protein L1 — translated: TVKELKSAKFDETVEVALNLNVDPRHADQMVRGAIVLPHGTGKTVRVAVFAKGAKADEAKAAGADIVGTDDLVAQVKEGVFNFDVVVAAPDCMGLVGQIGRILGPKGLMPNPKTGTVTPDVATAVNNLKGGQVNFRVDKKGNIHAGIGKVSFEASQIEENFKTFLAAINKQKPASAKGKYIKSGALSLTMSPAIKLDTAELLDIK